In the Phycisphaerales bacterium genome, AAATGTTTTTTGCACCAGTACGTATGGAATACAACGGCAATCTTAGAACGGATGATGCAGATCGAGATGGGTTCATTGATGAAGATCCACCTAATGATCTCAATGGCGATGGCATGATCACCATGATGCGCGTCATGGATCTTAATGATGCTGACATGATGTCTGACGAAAATGAAACACGACTGAGTATGGAAGCAGATTCCGACAAGGAGCAGCGAGCCCAGTTTTCCTTACAAGTCGAAGGCATCGATGATGACGGCGACGGTGAAATCAATGAAGATGGCGTGGGCGGCGTTGATCTCAATCGCAATTTCACCCATGGACATAAAGAACACCAGAAGTCTGCTGGTGCTTATCCATTGTCTGAAGCGGAATCAATGGCCTTAATTAAATATGTGCTGGCACGACAAAATATTGCCATCGTTGTCACTTACGGTGGAGCAGAAAATCTCGCATCATCACCAAAATCGAATGGAACTTATAAAGGCGGCACACCCAAGACTATTCTCGATGGTGATACCGGTATTTATGCTCATATTGGTGAGCGTTATCGCGAACTCACTGGCAATGAACAAGGCAAATCTTCAGACGCAAACGGCGCTTTCTATGCCTGGTCATATGCCGAGTTTGGTGTCCCTTCATTTTCCACCAACGCCTGGTCTGGACCTGATGAGAACGACAAGAAAAAGAAAGATGAAAACGCTGCCAAGAGTGAAGATTCTGAAGAACAAAGTGAACTCACACCATCTGGCATTGGTGACATCAGCTCAGAGACAATAGAAGAACTCCGTGCACACGCTCAGAGCAGAGGCTTCCAAATGGGTGATCAAATGATGGCAAATGTCTCACCTGAGATGATTGAAAGATTTGCTGGTCGAGCAGGCATCACTATCCAACGCGTCAAGACCAAAGGCGGAAAGGCCTCTGATGCAGACGCCGCAAGATGGCTTGCTTACAGTGATGAAGAGAGAGATGGTGAGGGTTTCGTTGAGTGGGAAGCATTTGAGCATCCTGAACTTGGCCCGGTAGAAATTGGTGGCTGGGCTCCATATTTTCGCACCACGCCACCGGCTGCTGAGCTGCGTTTGCTGGCTGATAAACAAGTACCCTTCATTTTGGATTTAGCGAAACGATTTCCAGAGGTGTCTCTGAGTCAGCCAGAAATCAAGCCATTGGCATCTGGACTATGGGAAGTAAAAGTCTCCCTCATTAACGATGGCTACCTTCCTACTGGTACTGCGATGGCTAAGAAAAACCGTCGGGCCAGGCCTTATGTTGTTCGTCTCAGTACACCTATTGACTCAATCATTTCGGGTGCACGTGTTCATAAGATCTGGGCGTTACCTGGATCTGGTGGCCGTTATGAAATGCGATGGATTATTGAAGCTGAAGATGGCTCGGAAATAACAATCACTGTCTTCAGTGAGAAGTTTGGTGAATTTGATCAAGCACATCAGCTTGTTGACAATCAGTCAAAGGAGAGTGACTCGTGAACCTTCGAACGCTCATCGTTTCTACAGTACTCACAGCGCTATCTATCACCTCTTCAAGCTGGGGCCAGTTCCAACACCCCAGTAAGGTGAACATCGCGTTTAATAAATTCTACGACTACGCCGAGATGACCAAGCTCCTTCATGAACTTGTGGATGCTTATCCTGAGTTGCTTTCTATCGAGTCAATTGGGCAGAGCGTTGGTGGTCGTGAGATCTGGTTGGTCAAGCTCAATAACCCAAAAACTGGCTCAGACAAAGAGAAGACGGCCATGTTCATTGACGGCAATATCCATGGCAACGAATTACAATCTGCCGAGGTGGTGCTGTATACGATCTGGTACCTCACTAAGAGCTACGGACAAATAGAAAAGATCACCGAGCTGGTAGATGAACGTAGCTTCTACTTTGTTCCGATGGAAAATCCGGATGGCCGTGATTACTGGTTCCACCAGCCAGCAACCCCACACATGCTACGCGGCGGCATCATGCCGACCGACAATGATCACGATGGGGAATATGACGAAGATGGTCCCGATGATCTCGATGGGGATGGTCATCTCACAACGATGTGGATCAAAGACCCACTCGGGCGGTACGAGCGAGATCCAGAAGATGACCGGTTCTTTAGGCGCGTTGGTCGTGATAAAGAACCTGGTGGATGGACACGACTTGGGCAGGAAGGCATCGACAACGATGGCGATGGCATGGTCAATGAAGATGGCATTGGTGGTTACGATCCAAACCGTAACTGGCCAAGTGATTGGCAACCTGAACATGTCCAACGTGGCGCTGGCGACTACCCAACGAGCCTGCCAGAGACGCGCGCTGTTGTCGATTTCTTATTGGAGCATCCCAATATTGCTGGATATCAGGCGTACCATAATTCTGGTGGCATGATTCTCCGCGGACCGAGCGCTGAATATTTGACCTATCCAAGTGGTGACGTACGTGTGATGGAAGCGCTTCAAGACATTGGAGCTCGACAACTCCCCTACTACGATCCAATGGTGAGTTGGAAAGACTTGTACACCGTCCATGGTGGCGAAGATGGTTGGGCTTATGAAGGCCTGGGAATTGTGGCCTTTACAAACGAACTTTGGACAAACAAGAAGATGTTCCAAGATGGAAACGATCCCTCAGAAGAGGAGGTACGTGAGTTTAGAGATCGAATGCAGTTCGAAGAAGTTTACGTTCCTCTACACGAGGTTGAGCATCCAAAATACGGCACGATTTTAGTAGGTGGCACCAAGAAATGGGCCAGCCGTGTGCCCCCACCATGGCTGCTTGAGGAAGACCTTCACCGCAACTTTGCCTTCACAATGGTTCATGCTGATGAAATGCCAAAAGTTGAGTTCGGCGCGGTGCAAATTCGTGAGCGGCCCAATGGACTCTGGGAACTCACTGTTGAGGTCAAGAATGACAAGATCATTCCAACCATTTTGCAGATCGCACGAAATAAGAAGATTGGCGCACGTGACTCTATCTGCGTGAATTCAACAACTGGAGCTACGGTTGCTGCAT is a window encoding:
- a CDS encoding M14 family metallopeptidase is translated as MIIASIATWILFISTLNSQDAPYDDAPVQEESAQVDGSANDVVPVDTSEPDAESDSDSEPEPEPEPEPSGPPLTYQNFAQLSKGIQQFSSNNADSVMVESYGTSIQGRELWAIRTALPGSIEPGDRPAMLIVAGLDSRQMGSTEIALAINETLLKEAEADPEGEASSFLTNHTLYVLPRANPDGAEMFFAPVRMEYNGNLRTDDADRDGFIDEDPPNDLNGDGMITMMRVMDLNDADMMSDENETRLSMEADSDKEQRAQFSLQVEGIDDDGDGEINEDGVGGVDLNRNFTHGHKEHQKSAGAYPLSEAESMALIKYVLARQNIAIVVTYGGAENLASSPKSNGTYKGGTPKTILDGDTGIYAHIGERYRELTGNEQGKSSDANGAFYAWSYAEFGVPSFSTNAWSGPDENDKKKKDENAAKSEDSEEQSELTPSGIGDISSETIEELRAHAQSRGFQMGDQMMANVSPEMIERFAGRAGITIQRVKTKGGKASDADAARWLAYSDEERDGEGFVEWEAFEHPELGPVEIGGWAPYFRTTPPAAELRLLADKQVPFILDLAKRFPEVSLSQPEIKPLASGLWEVKVSLINDGYLPTGTAMAKKNRRARPYVVRLSTPIDSIISGARVHKIWALPGSGGRYEMRWIIEAEDGSEITITVFSEKFGEFDQAHQLVDNQSKESDS
- a CDS encoding M14 family metallopeptidase, yielding MNLRTLIVSTVLTALSITSSSWGQFQHPSKVNIAFNKFYDYAEMTKLLHELVDAYPELLSIESIGQSVGGREIWLVKLNNPKTGSDKEKTAMFIDGNIHGNELQSAEVVLYTIWYLTKSYGQIEKITELVDERSFYFVPMENPDGRDYWFHQPATPHMLRGGIMPTDNDHDGEYDEDGPDDLDGDGHLTTMWIKDPLGRYERDPEDDRFFRRVGRDKEPGGWTRLGQEGIDNDGDGMVNEDGIGGYDPNRNWPSDWQPEHVQRGAGDYPTSLPETRAVVDFLLEHPNIAGYQAYHNSGGMILRGPSAEYLTYPSGDVRVMEALQDIGARQLPYYDPMVSWKDLYTVHGGEDGWAYEGLGIVAFTNELWTNKKMFQDGNDPSEEEVREFRDRMQFEEVYVPLHEVEHPKYGTILVGGTKKWASRVPPPWLLEEDLHRNFAFTMVHADEMPKVEFGAVQIRERPNGLWELTVEVKNDKIIPTILQIARNKKIGARDSICVNSTTGATVAASGTVNSLLPYTKMDASETPKPECLWNDAGIGSKGSELFRFLIEGQGSVDVTYTSEKGGTINKTVTLESVEPAHPDDAKEKD